The genomic window caaaaatcacaGAGTAGAGCAAGCACATTACTTGGACTTCCGCCCTTTTACATTACAAAACctattaaaaacacttttattatttattagattccAGATAAAagcttctatttttaaataattagtattaaattgatattataataagtgTGATCTACATCTTAAAACAAGCCTCAAACAACCTAATAAAAAGTCGTtgtcattataaaatttagGTTGAATAAGGTTTTGCGTTGAATAAGAGTAAGACAGAGCCATAGAAGTAAATCTAATGTTGTTTGTTTCTGAAGGTTCAGGACTggcttttttatccactcttaACCTCTACTGTCAAAAGGGccgaaaagaataaaaaaaatcgaaaaaacaTGTGGTAGAAGGTcctctgtatttttcttatttcattattatttagagaatatataatagattatgaattatatacattgaatggGTCATCTTAGCAATGACCGAGTATGAAATGTTAGGAACTCTAAACGAAggcccttgattgatataaatgagaataaaaatccaaatcctatGTTCTCGTGAGTTCCTAATACTTGAGACGTAGCCTCAGCTGCTTTAAATTGAAAACAGCTGCAAGGTAAACACATCGCCTATAGGCTATAGGCTATATCTAGCCAGTGAATACTTCTAGCTAAGTTGATATGAAGAAGCGAGTTAGTTGTGTAGGTAGCTGCTGTGGAGACGAAGGACGGTCATTTTATTTCAACGTGGGAATCCCGAATACTTGTTGTAACTTAATTAACGGTAAGGATATTGAttaactctctctctctccgtTATCCATTCTCATGTCCTCCTTGGAACAAAGAGATTTGTTTGCCGAGTCTGGGATCCTCAGTGCTTATGATGGGTCCGCTTCCTTGTCTCAAGGCGGGACATTGGCCTATGCGGCCGTCTCAGGTCCGGGAGAGCCCAGACTTTCAACGAAGGATCGCCTCTACGATCAGACTGTTGTGGACATTTATTACCGCACCCATGAGCGGGATTTCGCTTCAAAAAACTTGGGGACGTTTAGTGAGTGTTTGAAGAGTGGCCTCATCCCGACGGATTACCCCCGAACCGGAACGGCGCTTTACCTCCAACAGGGAGAGGACGATGGATCCTACTCTGCTACTTCACTGAATGCGGGCATGTTGGCACTCATGGACTCTGGAATCGCTCTCCAGTTCCTCACTGCCGCTGTTAACATAGCGTATAACTCCGAGTCCGGCTCCTTCATTCTCGATCCAGACAAATTAGAGTCTCAGAATGCTCAAGCACTCATTTTATTTGTCTTTGAGAGCCGCTCTCGACAAATGATATCCTCATCGCTTCAAAAAGGAAAGGTCTCGCTCAAAGTCTTTAATAAGGCGCTTAAAATGGCAAGGGAAGCCTCTGCCTCCATTTTTGATTTCTATCGAAAAGCCGTGGAGAAAAAGTTTTCCAAGGATTGACGATGAGGAAGAATTTGACATTTCTTGTGCACTCTCTCATgtcatcattttcttattttaatggtTGTCTTTTTACTTTTTCGTTTGTTTACTTCGCGatatatatgcaataaaatTGAGTTTTCTATTATGAGTGAGTTTAAAAAACTGTTCAAAAGTCAAGTCCgcattatttatcattttttaaaaggaaatggTGTTGTACAAATTACCAAGTATAGTATTGAGTTCATGCATGGATGACATTTGTATCCTAcagaattagttattattcttaaaCATATAACATAGAATTACTTTGTAGCTTcacttcttcatttttacttgataaattatattttgaccacattttttatatggatttcAAGGCTCATGAGGACTACTCTCTACAGATGTATTCACAAGCCCTCCAAGTCATGGCTGGAGTTATTTGACAAGCGAATGCAAAGAGCGGCAAAAGAAATGCACCAGACATTACCCCCATATGAACATGTTGTTCAAATTGGAGATCCAATTTTGAGGGGAAAAGTTGAAGAGATCCCTCTTTCCGAAATTAAAACTCCGTTCATTAATTCCATCGCAGACAAGCTTCTCCATGTGTTGAAGAAATACGATGCTGTTGGAGTATCTGCTCCGCAAATTGGAACTCCAATTGCAATGTTTGCTGTTGGATTCACTAAATCTCAAATTAAGTCATGGTCCACGGAAACTGTAGCCAAGGAAGGGATGGAACCTATTGATCCCCCTCGAGTCGTCATTAACCCTCGTATCGATATAATCGACTCATCATCATCAACGCACCGTGAGGGATGTTGTAGTTTATACGGATTCTCGGCTCAAGTCACTCGTTATAGAAAGGTTCTTCTAAAAGGATATAATATTCATGGTGAAGCATTTGAATGGTTGGCCACTGATTGGACTGCAAGAATAATTCAGCATGAAATGGATCATCTGAgtggtaaattatttattgatccaCCCACTTCAACCCAAACACTCGAATTTAATTATTGGCAAAGTGTGAACAATCGAAAAGGAAACTTTAAAATGTCTTATTCCGGAGTCGGAGCGTCTCATAAACTTTTcccctttaaaatttttttccgacAAAGTTAAGACTTGGCCTATACATTCGTAGTTGattatgtaaatgttttttgaaactttaagatatattgtaatatattaattagttcatcttatgtgtttattttcttcccaacatttatttccttcttgacCTGAATATGTCTTGTATTTTTCAGGAAGAATTCCTTTATCTAGCGTCAGGTCTTTTTGTTGCCATTATCTTTCTTCAATATGTTTCTAAGATTTCGTATAAATGGCTCCTTACGACTTGCATCACGTCGCTCCTTATCCTCTTTAGATTACTGTATGAACCAAGTAAAAACTAGAGACTATGAAAACTATCTCTCTAATCTCTTACTTCCATCAAAAATCAGAGCTTGGTCCGCAccatatcaaattttttcatttatcaaaatttatgttGCAGGCTTTTATtagtaattcataattttaactcTTTCCTTATTAGTACATTTACatgtatttcttaatttaattattgacgTAAAActcgatattttcttttttggcaCTAAATTGTCAGtatacatttgataaaaaagagtAAGATTGTCTGTCTAGTGGAATTatcaatgaatgaaaaaatttactgTCCTGATCCCATAGTTCTTTTGCAATTCGAGCCTTTAATACGGAAATTTCTACAATTAGAGACAGTGTGAATGAGCGTTTAGCCGGGCAAATGCGTATGAAATATTGGGAAGGACTCCTCGATGAAATATTTGAcgatgttgaaatttttttagctaaAGGAGGTTCGCATCCTGTTGCAATGGAATTGGCTTCTGCAGTAAGATACCACGACCTACCAAAAGAACCTTTTATTAAAATCCTCAAGAGCAGGGAAAGGTTTTTAGACAATGAACCTTTCCAAGAcataaaagaaattgaagaatATGCGTCGGACTCCTTCTCGtccgtttatttccttcttttaagAGCAATGCGGGCTAATGAAGAAGGTCATGCTAGACATGCTGCTAATCAATTGGGCAAGGCACAAGGATGTTGTATTATTCTTCGTTCTATCCCCTATCATGCTTCGAAAAGGAGAATAATGGTTCCACATAGTCTTCTCATAGAAAGATCTATCCGCATTGAGTCTATCAAAACCAATCCGAAGTTCAAAGAAGTTATTCAAATTCTTGCTGCTCGTGTCGAAGAACATTTAGAAAATTGTAGATTTCGAGCCAAGTATCTTagtaaagaagagaaaatactCTTTCTTCCATTTGTTTCTATTGATAATTATCTAAGTAAACTACATAAGGCTGAATGCGATGTATTTAAGTCTGACCTACAAAGGCGTAACTCCTGGTTACCTCTTTTACTcctatacaataaattaaagggtaccttttaaacatttcatttatgtattttaaatttgccTTGACGGCTACTGCATTAGTTAGATAAGAGTAACTTTATTGCTCTCATTAAATGTAAGTGTTCAATTTATGTTCTTTCATTGTTTGAGCaaaaaagatattgaataatttaatgcaactaaaaaaaccaaaagaaaaaaaaaccgaaatcTTATCATTTTCCTGTTTAACAacataactaaaaatttaatctttgcatagttttaattttttagttctcCATTAATATCTCAAGGATAAAAGCTCATGTACATCATAACTTTTATGAAGTTTGTTTTcgcattctttaaaaaaatacaattgagtcaaattatattttaggtgGATAAGAATTGTTAAGGCTGACGTCACTTGTGctcattgaaatattaaaaaatatttaagcttTTGCAATGAATATGACTCATAAGTAATAGTCATATGTAGTCAGTAAACATCGAATATATAAAGAGTTTAATAgctaatgtaatttttgtttcagtCATGATAGTTGATTTCTTTAATAGGATTATCCAAGGATTACGCTATTTATACGTACTCCTTGGATTAtccaattcattatttttatggcggttttttatcaactttcactgtatattttattttttataatattcatcctAATTTGcgtaattttgtttaattgatTAGATGCCAATTTACCTCTTCGTTAGGACTTTCCATTCGTGTTTATCTAATTCATTTgatgagtaattttatttttaatccttaataaacaaatattacattACACTTTAAGACAGTGATAGGAATAACAGTTTATTATCGCAAGGAATAAAAAGTTAATCGAAATAACTTCGCTTGAGACAGTAAACAAATTTAGGACAATTCCTTTGAGCGCAAGCAAAGGAATGTACTATTTGTCAGTCTGTAGACTTAGTTGCTTTGGGAATGCTCACTTCTTCATACCGCCTTTCtcttgtttaataataatacttttatccTTAAAACAAATGAGGATATGaatggaattaattattttaaaagtcgGTTTTTAAAGACGAATAACCGAGGACAGAGTTCTCGAACAAGAATTAAGGAGAGTCAATCATTGTATTTGAATGATCTTGGTTCAAGTTCGAATCTTCCTTTCAATCCTCATCGTTCTAAACGTTTGGAAAAAAGTATGCCCAAGTATATACTATATCTCAGATATGACCACTTCTTTATAATACATAGGCACAAGGCATGCACCATCATTATCCCAAAACGATCTTGAAGAACATACAAAGGAAAAAGTATGGACAGGACAACAATCTTTATTGGAtacgaaaaaagaaattattcaatCTCCCAATCGTAAGCGATCCATTTCAAACAttccaataaaaattacaagTAGCTTAGAAGGAGAAGATGAAGAAGATCCTTTGAACTTTCTCCATATCCAGAGTGCTGCTCAATGGAAAGCTCTTTCCCAACGGATTAGTTTAATTGAGTCCAAGAACAAAGATGATACAGCTACTTTTAGTAATGAGATCGTGGGCAGTCCTTCTAAAAGACGTAATGTAGTTCAACCAAAGTCAATTCTTTCATCTCATAAGTTGAACAATAATACTTCTTATACAGTAAAAATAACTCCATCCGATAATCCATCTGATTTTGTACCTACAAAAGTAGCCTCTCTCCGCTTAATATGTTGGCGAATTAAACCTTGGGGAAATAAATCTAATCCAAGTAGACCTGTGGGGAAAAGGCTTTTCTCATCTCAATTTGCAGTTCAATGGGATGTAGATTGTGATGAAGTTTATCCGTCTCTTTTTATTGGAGATAAAAGCTCAGCATCAAATCTTGGTTTCTTGAAAAAGCTGGGAATAACCCATGTTCTTAATACTGCAGAAGGGGATGAGGAAGGTCTTGTCAATTTAAGTCAAAAACATTATGAGGggactaaaataatttataagggaTTTCCTCTGTGGGATTGTCCCAATTGTAATATTTTGCCCTACCTTGGACCCGCAGCTGACTTCATCAAGGACTCAATTTATGGAGGAGGCAAATGTTTAGTAAATTGCCAAATGGGTGTTTCAAGGTCTGCCACTTGTGCTTTATCTTTTCTTATGATATATGAGGATTTGTCTGCTTCACAGGCAATCTCCCAATTTCGTTATCATAGGGATATTCGTCCTAATGATGGCTTCCTTGAAATCATAGCTAGTTTGGACAATGAGTTAAGGAAAGAAAGAGAATTTGGAATAATTAGATCTTTTGAACTCGCCCCTCCTAATGCTATACTTCCAAGGTGTGAGAACACAGAGTTTTGGGTTGATATAAAGGATGTTTCAGAAGATGATGTTGGTGGAACATTGATTTCCTTATTTGATGATacctgtacaaaaaaaatcccaaacatttcttcaaaaacaaGCAAATCATCATCCCCTAGAAGATGGAGTAGATCCATTTCAAGAAAAAGTAGCTTTATAAATTCCAGGGCTGTCTCAAGAAATAGTAGTTTTTATGATAGGAATAGGAAAACTCCAAGTATTTGTATCACACCTTCTGAAAAGGCCTACCCTGGTTATGAGAGGgataataatttagaagatGGCGATGACTGGGAATGGGCGTGGGAATATAAAGATGACAATAATCAGGAGGATATGAGTCAATCTTCTCCACTTACTACTAGAAAACTTGAAAAGGTAAAAAACATAATCGAAAAACCCGAAGAAAGATGGCGAATTTTATGGGACAAAGGCAATATGGAGACTCCTTCACCAATTGGTAGTTATCAATCTCGCTGCagctcaattaataaaaatttgattcaacCTAAGGCGAATGAATCTGAAATTTTAGAATCCTTGCTCCTAAAGGTAGATTctgcaaaaaaatggaaatctaTTTCACAAAAAGTCTCcattaattttgatgatattaaCATTTCTGAATCTCAAGaagctgaagaaaaaaatgaagatgtaTCTTTAGTCTTGGAAATACCTCAAACGCCAATTGATTTTAAACCAACATTATCCAAACAACTTCGTATACTCTGTTGGAAAATCAAACCCTGGGATACACCTAAAGAGCGTAATTTATTTACATCTGTGATGGGAAGTGGATGGGGTGTTGATTGTGACGAAATTTACCCTCACATTTTTCTTGGAGATGAAGCATCAGCTAGAAACTTaagttttctcaaaaaaataaaagtaactcaTGTACTCAATACGGCACAAGGTAAATGGACAGACTACTCTTTTGTTGATCTCACTAAGGACTATTATGATGGAACTGGTATTACTTATCAAGGGTTCGAATTATGGGATCATCCTGGagtaaatattcaaaagtattttggTCCTGccaatgaatttatttcatcatGCATTGAAGGAGGAGGTAGAGTTCTGGTTCACTGTCAGATGGGAGTTTCAAGGTCTTGCGTTTGTGCCATGTCCTATCTTATGTTAACAAAAGGCTTCTCTGCAGTCCaaacacttaaaatatttagatcGCGCCGAGACGTTCATCCAAATGATCACTTTCTTAGTCAAGTAGCTGAATTAGACAATGAGCTCCGTAAAGAAAGAGATTATAGAATTCCATCAACTATCAAGCTTTTTGCCCTGAAAGATGTCCCGAATTTCCCTAAACCCTACCACTTTGAGTTTTGGGATACTGTTCCTCACCTTGAAAGCCTTCCTTTTATTTTGAGCcatcaaaatgtaataaaatcaaataaagggttCGAACCTCAAAGAATAGACATGGAAGATGATTCTTTAGTCCAAGACTCTGGTGATAGAAATAGCATTAGTTCTAGTGAATGGGAATATTATACTGAAACCGAGGATGAGGAGTCTACTAGCGATTAAATgataatgtatttcataaatatgattattataagGAAATCATTCTTTAAGAGAATTATACATTTTGATAGCAAatctttagttttattttttttttcattaaaggattacattaataattattatgcgTTGTTCAATGTGTGCATGTGTACCTATATATTACCTTTTAGACGCATAGATTATAATCTTACGTATTTCAGATACATAAGGTGATTGATGGATCCTTAAAAAGAGCATGTATTTATGGTTTCGTGGATTATTGAACTTGAAATCGAGAGTGTATGTTATTAAATCCAAATTCTATAATTCAACATTTCgatttctaaaaaagaatgGAAGATCCACCACTTTTCATCTTTAAAGTCTTTGAAggagatgaatattttatggTAACTTTTCGATTGAAAGATGAAAAAGTGGATAGGGAATTCAATTTTAGTCGTAAAATTACGGAGTCTGGTATGTATTAATGTTCAAACTAGTTATTTGACTGATTTgttaccttttttataatgtgcaCATTTTTTCAGCTACGGATTTCTTGGGAGTGATATCacacaaaattgataaaatcaaagaaaaaaagtcaaagaaaaagaaaatgaatcaagaaataaaattagagCCTTCACCGGTCTTTTTTCTTCAGGATAAGGagaaaatagatataataaatgaaaatgccTTAGATCTACTTAGccaaaaaagtatatcaatGGACATTTGTGGGAGTATCTTCACGGTTCGAAAAAATCCTCCCTTTGTAGAAACCTTAAAACTATCCGATCGAATAATGGTTGATTTCCCATGCTATCCCAGTAAGTTCGAAATGAGTTTTGGTACTCGAGAGAGCTCCATTTTTAATTGGTATACATCTGAGAGTTCTCAGACCCAGAAGAAATGGACTTTAGTTCAAGGgaacagtttttttatacaCTCCAAGTTCAAATGACGTTGGTCGATTTGTTAAACTCGAAGTTATACCACGAGACGGGAATCAGACTGCTGGAAGAACAGttgaaattgtttcaaaaaatgcaGTGGACCCTGGTCCTGGGTATTGTCCATTCCAGAGACGTCATGAATACACTGATTCAATTACAAATGAATCAACTTGCCGAGTTGTATCCTATAATTTATTAGCTGATTTATATGCTGACTCTGTGTACAGTAGAACTGTTTTATTTCCATCCTGCCCTCCATTTGCTCTTTCTTTAGATTATAGaaaacaaatgattttaagAGAGTTAAAGGGTTACCATGGGGATATAATTTGTCTCCAAGAAGTTGATAGAAA from Lepeophtheirus salmonis chromosome 1, UVic_Lsal_1.4, whole genome shotgun sequence includes these protein-coding regions:
- the sicily gene encoding NADH dehydrogenase (ubiquinone) complex I, assembly factor 6, with translation MRMKYWEGLLDEIFDDVEIFLAKGGSHPVAMELASAVRYHDLPKEPFIKILKSRERFLDNEPFQDIKEIEEYASDSFSSVYFLLLRAMRANEEGHARHAANQLGKAQGCCIILRSIPYHASKRRIMVPHSLLIERSIRIESIKTNPKFKEVIQILAARVEEHLENCRFRAKYLSKEEKILFLPFVSIDNYLSKLHKAECDVFKSDLQRRNSWLPLLLLYNKLKGTF
- the Rrp46 gene encoding exosome complex component RRP46, encoding MSSLEQRDLFAESGILSAYDGSASLSQGGTLAYAAVSGPGEPRLSTKDRLYDQTVVDIYYRTHERDFASKNLGTFSECLKSGLIPTDYPRTGTALYLQQGEDDGSYSATSLNAGMLALMDSGIALQFLTAAVNIAYNSESGSFILDPDKLESQNAQALILFVFESRSRQMISSSLQKGKVSLKVFNKALKMAREASASIFDFYRKAVEKKFSKD
- the LOC139906535 gene encoding peptide deformylase, mitochondrial-like, which codes for MRTTLYRCIHKPSKSWLELFDKRMQRAAKEMHQTLPPYEHVVQIGDPILRGKVEEIPLSEIKTPFINSIADKLLHVLKKYDAVGVSAPQIGTPIAMFAVGFTKSQIKSWSTETVAKEGMEPIDPPRVVINPRIDIIDSSSSTHREGCCSLYGFSAQVTRYRKVLLKGYNIHGEAFEWLATDWTARIIQHEMDHLSGKLFIDPPTSTQTLEFNYWQSVNNRKGNFKMSYSGVGASHKLFPFKIFFRQS
- the LOC121126722 gene encoding uncharacterized protein — encoded protein: MNGINYFKSRFLKTNNRGQSSRTRIKESQSLYLNDLGSSSNLPFNPHRSKRLEKSTRHAPSLSQNDLEEHTKEKVWTGQQSLLDTKKEIIQSPNRKRSISNIPIKITSSLEGEDEEDPLNFLHIQSAAQWKALSQRISLIESKNKDDTATFSNEIVGSPSKRRNVVQPKSILSSHKLNNNTSYTVKITPSDNPSDFVPTKVASLRLICWRIKPWGNKSNPSRPVGKRLFSSQFAVQWDVDCDEVYPSLFIGDKSSASNLGFLKKLGITHVLNTAEGDEEGLVNLSQKHYEGTKIIYKGFPLWDCPNCNILPYLGPAADFIKDSIYGGGKCLVNCQMGVSRSATCALSFLMIYEDLSASQAISQFRYHRDIRPNDGFLEIIASLDNELRKEREFGIIRSFELAPPNAILPRCENTEFWVDIKDVSEDDVGGTLISLFDDTCTKKIPNISSKTSKSSSPRRWSRSISRKSSFINSRAVSRNSSFYDRNRKTPSICITPSEKAYPGYERDNNLEDGDDWEWAWEYKDDNNQEDMSQSSPLTTRKLEKVKNIIEKPEERWRILWDKGNMETPSPIGSYQSRCSSINKNLIQPKANESEILESLLLKVDSAKKWKSISQKVSINFDDINISESQEAEEKNEDVSLVLEIPQTPIDFKPTLSKQLRILCWKIKPWDTPKERNLFTSVMGSGWGVDCDEIYPHIFLGDEASARNLSFLKKIKVTHVLNTAQGKWTDYSFVDLTKDYYDGTGITYQGFELWDHPGVNIQKYFGPANEFISSCIEGGGRVLVHCQMGVSRSCVCAMSYLMLTKGFSAVQTLKIFRSRRDVHPNDHFLSQVAELDNELRKERDYRIPSTIKLFALKDVPNFPKPYHFEFWDTVPHLESLPFILSHQNVIKSNKGFEPQRIDMEDDSLVQDSGDRNSISSSEWEYYTETEDEESTSD
- the LOC121126731 gene encoding LOW QUALITY PROTEIN: 2',5'-phosphodiesterase 12 (The sequence of the model RefSeq protein was modified relative to this genomic sequence to represent the inferred CDS: deleted 1 base in 1 codon), producing the protein MEDPPLFIFKVFEGDEYFMVTFRLKDEKVDREFNFSRKITESATDFLGVISHKIDKIKEKKSKKKKMNQEIKLEPSPVFFLQDKEKIDIINENALDLLSQKSISMDICGSIFTVRKNPPFVETLKLSDRIMVDFPCYPSKFEMSFGTRESSIFNWYTSESSQTQKKWTLVKGTVFLYTPSSNDVGRFVKLEVIPRDGNQTAGRTVEIVSKNAVDPGPGYCPFQRRHEYTDSITNESTCRVVSYNLLADLYADSVYSRTVLFPSCPPFALSLDYRKQMILRELKGYHGDIICLQEVDRKVFKYDLLPILSEVGFNGVFETKGGDLSEGLACFWRESKFDLLNSQVNVINEMLKGNDETWNDLRNAIQAKPELKESIMKRKTAFLTVLLQPKNTSGTKKPPLLIGITHLLFLPEADHIRLIQAEICLRHMCKLLKETHGHLIFCGDFNSVPTNAVYEYFLGGKITTNHADWKSCPSQEVEGINLSHNLSLESGCGTPKYTNYTLKFKDCLDYVFFDTRAFSVDKVIPFPTIEELGEAIPNPHFPSDHIACVVDLKWKV